Proteins from a single region of Campylobacter sp. RM16704:
- a CDS encoding NFACT RNA binding domain-containing protein yields the protein MKYTDLIQIKDYFKQFQRINYLKRLDDNVLELSLDHHTFIVDLTRGKSGIYQDKIRAKTYNAPFDFMLKKYFSNAKILSIEILENNRILSFEALSEKSYKAYKAKIYFEFTGKNTNAIITDTNDTIIEALRHIDKSYRIVKIGEKLQALKAYDIKEEFIKIDDFSVYFKEIAKKLQQNRLKEIKENKLLNINKKITNLEESIKDLEQEDFLLKKAQNLSQKADVLFANLSTLKEYQRKFVLQDFDTKELVFKLEDTPKNSANEFYKMAKKLKQKAKNINIERDVLNEKLDFLMNLKDLIFKSTSLRELEILMPKKTKNAKKEELNAGVSSFYFDEFKICVGRNEKANEYLLKTAKKDDIWLHVKDYPSAHVIITSNKLKISQVVLEFAAKLCVEFSKLSSGVYLVDYTSKNFVKIKEKAYVNYTNYKTISILKE from the coding sequence ATGAAATATACAGATTTAATACAAATAAAAGATTATTTTAAACAATTCCAAAGAATAAACTATCTTAAAAGACTTGATGATAATGTTTTAGAGCTTAGTTTAGATCATCATACCTTCATAGTGGATTTAACGCGTGGTAAAAGTGGAATTTATCAAGACAAAATTCGAGCAAAAACATATAATGCACCTTTTGATTTTATGCTTAAAAAATATTTCTCTAATGCAAAAATTTTAAGCATAGAAATTTTAGAAAATAACAGAATTTTATCTTTTGAAGCTTTATCCGAAAAATCTTACAAAGCTTATAAGGCTAAGATTTATTTTGAATTTACAGGAAAAAATACTAATGCCATTATCACAGATACTAATGATACTATCATAGAAGCATTACGCCATATAGATAAAAGCTATCGTATTGTAAAAATAGGCGAAAAATTACAAGCTTTAAAAGCTTATGATATTAAGGAAGAATTTATAAAAATTGATGATTTTAGTGTTTATTTTAAAGAAATTGCTAAAAAATTACAACAAAATCGTTTAAAAGAAATCAAAGAAAATAAGCTTTTAAATATAAATAAAAAAATTACTAACTTAGAAGAAAGCATAAAGGATTTAGAGCAAGAGGATTTTTTATTAAAAAAAGCACAAAATTTAAGTCAAAAAGCAGATGTGCTGTTTGCGAATTTAAGTACATTAAAAGAGTATCAAAGGAAGTTTGTTTTGCAAGATTTTGACACTAAAGAACTTGTTTTTAAACTCGAAGATACTCCTAAAAATAGTGCTAATGAATTTTATAAAATGGCTAAAAAATTGAAACAAAAAGCAAAGAATATTAACATAGAACGGGATGTTTTGAATGAAAAACTTGATTTTTTAATGAATTTGAAAGATTTGATTTTTAAAAGCACTTCATTAAGGGAACTTGAAATTTTAATGCCTAAAAAAACCAAAAATGCTAAAAAAGAAGAATTAAACGCAGGGGTAAGTAGTTTTTACTTTGATGAGTTTAAAATCTGTGTAGGCCGTAATGAAAAAGCTAATGAGTATTTGTTAAAAACAGCAAAAAAAGATGATATATGGTTGCATGTAAAAGATTATCCTAGTGCACATGTGATTATTACTTCAAATAAATTAAAAATAAGTCAAGTGGTGTTAGAATTTGCTGCAAAACTTTGTGTTGAATTTTCTAAGCTAAGCTCAGGGGTTTATTTGGTCGATTATACAAGTAAGAATTTTGTAAAAATTAAAGAAAAAGCTTATGTAAATTATACAAATTACAAGACTATAAGCATTTTAAAGGAGTGA
- a CDS encoding Na+/H+ antiporter family protein — protein sequence MLLTNPVFIGVVLMTLLCFFRFNVLLSVLLSGLFVGIWSKFMNVEHLTLMEFLTQLPQAMMDSMKVLIDGMQGNLQTALSYILLGAVAAAISRTNLTAYLIKIVSHYISHKKYLLILSLAFIACFSQNLIPIHVAFVPLLIPPLLKLFNKLKIDRRAIACALTFGLTTPYMVVPLGFGLIFQTLLVDNLNSNGVQISLGEVSQTMAFAAICMLVGLFLAVFVFYAKPREYQEEQIAKMDFENLKMSKKEWGVLAGLTLTLILQILTHNLPLSGLLGFVLMVILGGVEYNKVNLVFDDGLKIMGYIAFVMLVASGYGEVLKQSGGIAELVKASVPFMEQSHFLAIFIMLAIGLLITIGIGSSFGTIPIIAALFCPICLELGFSSAAIIFIIGVAGALGDAGSPASETTLGVSVGLSADKQGDHIKDTCIPTFLCFNGSLLILGSVIAFCLL from the coding sequence ATGCTTTTAACTAATCCGGTTTTTATAGGCGTTGTTTTAATGACGCTTTTGTGTTTTTTTAGGTTTAATGTTTTACTTAGTGTTTTGCTTTCTGGACTTTTTGTTGGTATTTGGTCAAAATTTATGAATGTAGAGCATTTAACTTTGATGGAATTTCTTACACAGCTTCCACAGGCTATGATGGATTCTATGAAAGTTTTAATCGATGGTATGCAAGGAAATTTGCAAACAGCACTAAGTTATATTTTACTTGGAGCGGTGGCTGCTGCTATATCTAGAACTAATTTAACGGCATATTTGATTAAAATAGTATCGCATTATATTTCGCATAAAAAATATTTACTTATACTTTCTTTGGCTTTTATTGCTTGTTTTTCACAAAATTTAATCCCTATCCATGTGGCCTTTGTGCCTTTATTAATCCCACCTTTGTTAAAACTTTTTAATAAATTAAAAATAGATCGTAGAGCTATAGCTTGTGCTTTAACTTTTGGGCTTACTACTCCTTATATGGTAGTGCCTTTAGGTTTTGGGCTTATTTTTCAAACTCTGCTTGTAGATAATTTAAATTCAAATGGAGTGCAAATTAGTTTAGGAGAAGTTTCTCAAACTATGGCTTTTGCGGCTATTTGTATGCTAGTTGGTTTATTTTTGGCTGTGTTTGTATTTTATGCTAAACCAAGAGAATATCAAGAAGAACAAATTGCCAAAATGGATTTTGAAAATTTAAAAATGAGTAAAAAAGAATGGGGTGTTTTAGCTGGCTTAACTTTAACTTTGATTTTGCAAATTTTAACACATAATTTGCCTTTGTCGGGGCTTTTAGGTTTTGTTTTGATGGTGATTTTAGGTGGAGTAGAGTATAACAAAGTTAATCTAGTTTTTGATGATGGACTTAAAATCATGGGTTATATAGCCTTTGTGATGCTTGTTGCTTCTGGGTATGGAGAGGTTTTAAAGCAAAGTGGGGGTATAGCTGAGCTTGTAAAAGCAAGTGTGCCTTTTATGGAGCAAAGTCACTTTTTAGCTATTTTTATCATGTTAGCCATAGGGCTTTTAATTACCATAGGTATAGGAAGTTCTTTTGGGACTATTCCTATTATCGCCGCTTTGTTTTGTCCAATTTGTCTTGAGCTTGGTTTTTCATCTGCTGCGATTATTTTTATTATAGGTGTTGCTGGTGCTTTAGGTGATGCAGGATCACCTGCTAGTGAAACGACTTTAGGGGTTAGTGTGGGGCTTAGTGCAGATAAGCAAGGAGATCATATTAAAGATACTTGTATACCGACCTTTTTATGTTTTAATGGTTCCTTACTTATCTTAGGTAGCGTTATAGCATTTTGCTTACTTTAA
- a CDS encoding molybdopterin-guanine dinucleotide synthase, with protein MSKKIPYPCVILCGGKSSRMGEDKSLLQVDDKNLTFYQYEKMSKIFTQVFISTKKDKFHCQKLPLILDENNTSYSPLIALNSIFKSFKNTYIFIISVDTPNINKESIYKLFNHLKSQNILLANTKNHKHYLCGFYHSKNYEKSLQFLQENNHKLALFCDTMNAEFINFENEDEFINLNYIDDYKKWLHEKNHTIF; from the coding sequence ATGAGTAAAAAAATTCCTTATCCTTGTGTGATTTTATGTGGTGGCAAATCTTCACGTATGGGAGAAGATAAAAGTTTATTACAAGTTGATGATAAAAATTTAACTTTTTACCAATATGAAAAAATGTCAAAAATATTTACTCAAGTTTTTATAAGCACAAAAAAAGATAAATTTCATTGTCAAAAATTACCACTTATTTTAGATGAGAATAACACTTCTTATTCTCCACTTATTGCTCTAAATTCTATATTTAAATCTTTTAAAAATACTTATATATTTATTATTAGCGTAGATACTCCAAACATAAACAAAGAAAGTATTTACAAACTTTTCAATCATCTAAAATCACAAAATATACTCTTAGCAAATACAAAAAATCATAAACATTATTTATGTGGTTTTTACCATAGTAAAAATTATGAAAAATCTTTGCAATTTTTACAAGAAAATAATCATAAACTAGCTCTTTTTTGTGATACAATGAACGCTGAATTTATAAATTTTGAAAATGAAGATGAATTTATAAATTTAAACTATATTGATGATTATAAAAAGTGGCTTCATGAAAAAAACCATACTATTTTTTAG
- a CDS encoding YajQ family cyclic di-GMP-binding protein, whose product MASEHSFDISGEIDKQELKNALEQAKKELDSRYDLKGIKSEIELNEKESVYKLTCSSEAKLEVLKDIVISKLIKRGINPNGIKELSRESGANFKLNLKVNDAIDTDSAKKINKAIKDSKLKVTSSIRGNEIRVVGKQIDDLQNVMKIVKELNLELNLSFKNLK is encoded by the coding sequence ATGGCAAGTGAACATAGTTTTGATATAAGTGGAGAAATCGATAAACAAGAGTTAAAAAATGCTTTAGAACAAGCTAAAAAAGAGCTTGATAGTAGATATGATTTAAAAGGTATTAAAAGCGAAATAGAGCTAAATGAAAAGGAAAGTGTTTATAAGCTTACTTGCTCAAGTGAAGCAAAGCTTGAAGTGTTAAAAGACATTGTTATTTCAAAGCTTATTAAAAGAGGGATAAATCCTAATGGCATAAAAGAGCTAAGCAGAGAAAGCGGAGCAAATTTTAAACTGAATTTGAAAGTTAATGATGCCATTGATACTGATAGTGCTAAAAAAATAAATAAAGCTATAAAAGATAGTAAGCTAAAAGTAACTTCAAGTATTAGAGGTAATGAAATTCGAGTAGTTGGTAAACAAATTGATGACTTGCAAAATGTGATGAAAATAGTTAAAGAATTAAATTTAGAGCTTAATCTTAGTTTTAAAAATCTCAAATGA
- a CDS encoding methyl-accepting chemotaxis protein, whose amino-acid sequence MQNVSHKTSEVIAQSEEIKNVTSIIGDIADQINLLALNAAIEAARAGEHGRGFAVVADEVRNLAERTQKSLGEIEANTNILVQSINEMGESIKEQTTGITQINDAVAQIDHVTQENLKIAKDSAAISENVNQIANDILEDARKKKF is encoded by the coding sequence ATGCAAAATGTATCTCATAAAACTAGTGAAGTTATAGCTCAAAGTGAAGAGATTAAAAATGTTACTTCTATCATAGGAGATATTGCTGATCAAATCAATCTACTTGCATTAAATGCTGCTATTGAAGCTGCACGTGCAGGTGAGCACGGACGTGGCTTTGCTGTTGTTGCTGATGAAGTAAGAAATCTAGCTGAAAGAACTCAAAAATCTTTAGGTGAAATAGAAGCTAATACTAATATCTTAGTTCAATCTATTAATGAAATGGGTGAAAGTATTAAAGAACAAACTACAGGTATTACTCAAATAAATGATGCTGTAGCTCAAATTGATCATGTAACCCAAGAGAACTTAAAAATAGCAAAAGATAGTGCTGCAATATCTGAGAATGTAAATCAAATTGCTAATGATATCTTAGAAGATGCTAGGAAGAAGAAGTTTTAA
- a CDS encoding phospholipase A(1), which produces MKKTILFFSALSVLANDDLINQALEYEKQGEYKKAMQIYKNIVLKNTKENISLQYSLNTEQNTTKTTYKMEDFNPRKEALANYLGTEKSYNPFGISTHNLSYFMPVSYNFNKRDYKSTETKFQVSLKKTLFENLLGLNESYNIGYTQVSWWQLYKHSSPFRETNYQPEFFINFPINGHEIFENLKNVRVGLLHESNGQDDPKSRSWNRIYLSNAWFFGDFVFIPRAWVRIPEKSSEDDNPDIEKYLGNFDINLAYTQDKYFINILWRNNLNFSSNRGAIEISGAYKISNNGLYLFTQYFNGYGESLIEYNKSSSRLSSGILLMY; this is translated from the coding sequence ATGAAAAAAACCATACTATTTTTTAGTGCTTTAAGTGTATTAGCAAATGATGATTTGATCAACCAAGCTTTAGAGTATGAAAAGCAAGGCGAATACAAAAAAGCTATGCAAATTTACAAAAATATAGTCTTAAAAAATACAAAAGAAAATATCTCTTTGCAATATTCTTTAAATACTGAGCAAAATACCACAAAAACAACTTACAAAATGGAAGATTTTAATCCTAGAAAAGAAGCTTTAGCAAACTATCTTGGCACAGAAAAATCTTACAATCCTTTTGGTATTAGCACGCATAATCTTAGCTATTTTATGCCTGTTTCTTATAATTTTAACAAGAGAGATTATAAAAGTACAGAAACTAAATTTCAAGTTAGTCTTAAAAAAACTCTTTTTGAAAATCTTTTAGGATTAAACGAAAGTTATAATATAGGATACACTCAGGTTTCTTGGTGGCAATTATATAAGCATTCTTCCCCATTTAGAGAAACTAATTATCAACCTGAATTTTTTATAAATTTTCCAATAAATGGACATGAAATTTTTGAAAATTTAAAAAATGTGCGTGTTGGTTTATTACACGAATCAAATGGACAAGATGATCCAAAATCAAGATCTTGGAATAGAATTTACCTAAGTAATGCATGGTTTTTTGGAGATTTTGTTTTTATACCAAGAGCTTGGGTAAGAATTCCTGAAAAAAGTTCAGAAGATGATAATCCTGATATAGAAAAATACTTAGGAAATTTTGATATTAACCTAGCTTATACTCAAGATAAGTATTTCATTAATATTTTATGGCGTAATAATTTAAATTTTTCTTCTAACCGCGGTGCCATAGAAATAAGTGGTGCTTATAAAATATCTAATAATGGTTTATACCTCTTCACTCAATATTTTAATGGATATGGCGAAAGTCTTATTGAATATAATAAATCTTCAAGCAGACTCTCAAGTGGAATTTTGCTAATGTATTAA
- a CDS encoding ATP-binding protein: MKDLKLFLNDTFKSSIYKNLQCSEDEILILKYLCKNYLQANTNINVYNLLSEVFKSSEYEYLDHLNDLKNLIERGFIVQIYSDFKASKNSNLFLNLLQCEVSLSEVFLQVLEGKTIQDFMQDKIYEDHIAYLKDEFFKIELYQRLRFFTKSSQNKSIKKDINTFETYIKECLKKSKIPNIVEDIFKEYGLNEKECLIFISLLKEEYLLNTENSYNRDFDFLLHLISEDEAQKQENKALLEEDSKLLSSNLLEYDEFINSLGDISKIFYLSDDILQRIINFKEPKKNKKIKLQNLVKNQDIFELIEPNINIDDVIMPQSTKDLLESILKQQDKKVLERLNKWGIKTNKNIEAKIIFYGPAGTGKTMSALSLAKAMKKSILSFDCSKILSKYVGESEQNVRKIFDTYKELCQTSKQSPILLLNEADQFLSTRVESSGGADKMHNQMQNIFLEQIERFSGVIIATTNFLESLDVAFSRRFDYKIEFKKPNYEQRLMIWQKSLPKNAKFDNEVDIEKLASYELSGAQIVMVVKNTALKAAISKDGIFKMNDFLQTIEKEIESSFDKNKIVGFKN, from the coding sequence ATGAAAGATTTAAAACTTTTTTTAAATGATACATTTAAGAGCAGTATTTATAAAAACTTACAATGCAGTGAAGATGAAATCTTAATTCTAAAATATCTATGTAAAAATTATTTACAGGCTAACACAAATATAAATGTTTATAACTTGCTTAGTGAAGTTTTTAAAAGTAGTGAATATGAATACCTAGATCACCTAAATGATCTTAAAAATCTTATAGAAAGAGGATTTATTGTTCAAATTTATTCTGATTTTAAAGCAAGCAAAAATTCTAATCTATTTTTGAATTTATTGCAATGCGAGGTAAGTTTAAGTGAAGTTTTTTTACAAGTTTTAGAAGGTAAAACTATACAAGATTTTATGCAAGATAAGATCTATGAAGATCATATTGCATATTTAAAAGATGAATTTTTTAAAATTGAACTTTATCAAAGATTGCGTTTTTTTACTAAAAGTTCTCAAAATAAAAGCATTAAAAAAGATATCAATACTTTTGAAACTTACATTAAAGAGTGTTTAAAAAAAAGTAAAATTCCTAATATTGTAGAAGATATATTTAAAGAGTATGGTTTAAATGAAAAAGAGTGTTTGATATTTATTAGCTTATTAAAAGAAGAATACTTGTTAAATACTGAAAATTCTTATAATAGAGATTTTGATTTTTTACTTCATTTAATTAGTGAAGATGAAGCACAAAAACAAGAAAACAAAGCTTTATTAGAAGAAGATTCAAAGCTTTTAAGCTCTAATCTTTTAGAATATGATGAGTTTATAAATTCTTTAGGGGATATTTCTAAGATATTTTATTTGAGTGATGATATTTTGCAAAGAATTATTAATTTTAAGGAGCCTAAAAAAAATAAAAAAATAAAACTCCAAAATTTAGTAAAAAACCAAGATATTTTTGAACTTATAGAGCCAAATATTAATATTGACGATGTTATTATGCCTCAAAGCACTAAAGATTTATTAGAAAGTATATTAAAACAACAAGATAAAAAAGTATTGGAAAGATTAAACAAGTGGGGTATAAAAACAAATAAAAATATAGAAGCAAAAATAATTTTCTATGGTCCTGCTGGTACAGGCAAGACAATGAGTGCTTTAAGTCTAGCAAAAGCAATGAAAAAATCCATTTTAAGTTTTGATTGTTCTAAAATTTTAAGTAAATATGTTGGAGAAAGTGAACAAAATGTAAGAAAAATTTTTGACACCTATAAAGAGCTTTGTCAAACAAGCAAGCAAAGCCCTATACTGCTTTTAAATGAAGCTGATCAATTTTTAAGCACTAGAGTAGAAAGTAGTGGCGGTGCTGATAAAATGCATAATCAAATGCAAAATATTTTTTTAGAGCAAATTGAGCGTTTTAGTGGAGTTATTATAGCTACTACTAATTTTTTAGAAAGTCTAGATGTGGCTTTTTCGAGAAGATTTGACTATAAAATAGAATTTAAAAAGCCAAATTACGAACAGCGTTTAATGATATGGCAAAAATCTTTACCTAAAAATGCTAAATTTGATAATGAAGTTGATATAGAAAAACTAGCATCTTACGAGCTAAGTGGAGCACAGATTGTTATGGTAGTAAAAAATACTGCGTTAAAGGCAGCTATTTCTAAAGATGGCATTTTTAAAATGAATGATTTTTTACAAACTATAGAAAAAGAAATAGAATCTTCTTTTGATAAAAATAAGATAGTCGGTTTTAAAAATTAA
- a CDS encoding PepSY-like domain-containing protein, translated as MKMKLMLASLVCASSMFADMIVSPNALPQKAQEFLNTHFKGINIGYVKQDVDSYEVNLADGTEIDFIINGDWKEVDGKYKAIPTGFISKEVIAKVQTAQPNTAIVEVDKKINGYKFRTSNMMEIYTDFKGNILGQKFDD; from the coding sequence ATGAAAATGAAATTAATGTTGGCAAGTTTAGTTTGTGCTAGTTCTATGTTTGCGGATATGATTGTTAGTCCAAATGCTCTACCTCAAAAGGCTCAAGAGTTTTTAAATACTCATTTTAAAGGAATAAATATAGGTTATGTAAAGCAAGATGTAGATTCTTATGAAGTAAATTTAGCTGATGGAACTGAAATTGATTTTATCATTAATGGAGATTGGAAAGAAGTTGATGGAAAATATAAGGCAATTCCAACAGGATTTATCTCAAAAGAAGTTATTGCTAAAGTACAAACAGCACAACCAAATACAGCTATTGTAGAAGTAGATAAAAAAATCAATGGTTACAAGTTTAGAACAAGTAATATGATGGAAATTTATACAGATTTTAAAGGTAATATTCTAGGTCAAAAATTTGATGATTAA
- a CDS encoding D-2-hydroxyacid dehydrogenase — protein MKIVCLDAATLGGVDLSIFKSFGEFVSYDLTSKSDVIARIANAQVVMINKIIIDKEVIDKTNLKLILQLGTGVNNIDVEYANSKGIVVKNAASYSTKSVLSHTFALLFAFLNQIPYYDKWSKEGRWCESEMFCDFSRTLHTLTGKKHGIIGLGAIGKEVAKVSQMFGSKICYYSTSGSNFNDEYDKIGLEELLKTCDIISIHAPLNEKTKNLLSKKELMLLKDEAILINVGRGGIVNEFDLAKVMNEKNIKVGLDVLEIEPMTKNHPLLSIKNKENLIITPHVAWASKESIQNLIQIVFNNLKEFIENGK, from the coding sequence ATGAAAATAGTATGTTTAGATGCTGCTACTTTGGGTGGGGTGGATTTATCTATTTTTAAAAGTTTTGGCGAGTTTGTAAGTTATGATTTAACTTCTAAAAGCGATGTTATTGCAAGAATAGCTAATGCACAAGTTGTGATGATTAATAAAATCATCATCGATAAAGAAGTGATAGATAAAACTAACCTAAAGCTTATTTTGCAGCTTGGCACAGGGGTAAATAACATAGATGTAGAGTATGCAAATTCTAAAGGCATAGTGGTAAAAAATGCAGCTAGTTATTCTACTAAAAGTGTTTTAAGTCATACTTTTGCTTTACTTTTTGCTTTTTTAAACCAAATTCCATATTATGATAAATGGAGCAAAGAGGGTAGATGGTGTGAGAGTGAAATGTTTTGCGATTTTAGCAGGACTTTACATACTTTAACAGGCAAAAAACACGGAATTATAGGACTTGGAGCTATAGGTAAAGAAGTGGCTAAAGTTTCGCAAATGTTTGGTTCTAAAATTTGTTATTATTCTACTTCAGGATCTAATTTTAATGATGAGTATGATAAAATAGGCCTTGAAGAGCTTTTAAAAACTTGCGATATAATTAGTATCCATGCACCTTTAAATGAAAAAACAAAAAATTTATTATCTAAAAAAGAATTAATGCTTTTAAAAGATGAAGCTATTTTGATTAATGTGGGTCGTGGTGGTATTGTTAATGAGTTTGATTTAGCCAAGGTTATGAATGAAAAAAATATCAAAGTAGGACTTGATGTGCTTGAAATAGAACCTATGACTAAAAATCATCCATTACTTAGTATAAAAAATAAAGAAAATTTAATCATTACCCCGCATGTTGCATGGGCAAGTAAAGAATCTATACAAAATTTAATTCAAATTGTATTTAACAACCTTAAGGAGTTTATAGAAAATGGCAAGTGA
- the ilvD gene encoding dihydroxy-acid dehydratase, whose product MRSDAIKKGHLKAPNRSLLRACGLNDEDFNKPFIGVANSYIDIIPGHFFLNEYAKIIKDEIRKNGCIPFEFNTIGVDDGIAMGHDGMLYSLPSREIIANSIETVMNAHQLDALICIPNCDKITPGMLMGALRVNVPTIFVSGGPMRAGVNKHGEKISLSSVFEAVGAYEAKKINEEDLKDIECKACPSGGSCSGMFTANSMNTLCEAMGIALEGNGTILALSKEREELLRKAARRICEIALDEHFKIRNIITKKSINNALVVDMAMGGSSNTILHMLAIAYEAGVNLDIKELNHISANVAHIAKIAPSLNTIYMEDIHKAGGVSAVMAEIAKKPGHILELDTLDINGKTLKERIENANIKDENIIRKIDNAYSNVGGLAILFGNLAKQGCVIKTAGIMGERKFKGKAVCFNSQEEAIKGIIKGKVKEGNVCVIRYEGPKGGPGMQEMLSPTSLLTGMGLGAKVALITDGRFSGATRGLSIGHISPEAAEGGLIALLEDGDEIEIDVDTYSINANLTQDEITKRKAQFKIPDKQVNSRWLKMYQKLVSNASKGGVLDIE is encoded by the coding sequence ATGAGAAGTGATGCAATCAAAAAAGGACATTTAAAAGCACCAAATCGCTCTTTACTGAGAGCTTGTGGTTTAAATGATGAAGATTTCAATAAACCTTTTATAGGTGTAGCAAATAGCTATATAGATATCATTCCAGGGCATTTTTTCTTAAATGAATATGCGAAAATTATTAAAGATGAAATCCGTAAAAATGGTTGCATTCCTTTTGAATTTAATACTATAGGTGTAGATGATGGTATAGCTATGGGGCATGATGGTATGCTTTATTCTTTACCAAGCCGCGAAATCATCGCAAACTCTATAGAAACGGTTATGAATGCTCATCAACTTGATGCATTAATTTGTATCCCAAATTGTGACAAAATCACTCCAGGTATGCTTATGGGAGCTTTAAGGGTCAATGTACCAACCATTTTTGTTAGTGGTGGACCTATGAGAGCTGGAGTAAATAAACATGGAGAAAAAATCAGCTTAAGTTCTGTTTTTGAAGCAGTGGGGGCCTATGAGGCTAAAAAAATCAATGAAGAGGATTTAAAAGATATAGAATGCAAAGCTTGTCCTAGCGGGGGATCATGCTCAGGTATGTTTACTGCAAATTCTATGAATACTTTATGCGAAGCTATGGGTATAGCACTTGAAGGAAATGGAACTATTTTGGCTCTTAGCAAAGAAAGAGAAGAACTTTTAAGAAAAGCTGCACGTAGAATTTGTGAAATTGCTCTAGATGAGCATTTTAAAATTCGCAATATCATTACTAAAAAGTCTATTAACAATGCTTTAGTTGTAGATATGGCTATGGGTGGAAGCTCAAATACTATCTTACATATGCTTGCTATTGCTTATGAAGCAGGTGTAAATTTAGATATAAAAGAACTCAACCATATCAGTGCTAATGTAGCCCATATAGCTAAAATTGCTCCATCTTTAAACACAATATATATGGAAGATATACACAAAGCAGGCGGGGTAAGTGCAGTAATGGCAGAAATTGCTAAAAAACCTGGCCATATTTTAGAACTTGACACTCTAGATATTAATGGAAAAACTTTAAAAGAACGCATTGAAAATGCTAACATTAAAGATGAAAACATTATAAGAAAAATAGACAATGCCTATTCAAATGTAGGTGGGCTTGCTATACTTTTTGGAAATTTAGCAAAGCAAGGCTGTGTGATAAAAACTGCAGGTATTATGGGTGAGCGTAAATTCAAAGGCAAAGCGGTTTGTTTTAACTCTCAAGAAGAAGCTATAAAAGGTATTATAAAAGGAAAAGTTAAAGAAGGAAATGTATGTGTGATTCGCTATGAAGGACCAAAAGGTGGACCTGGTATGCAAGAAATGCTTAGTCCAACTTCTCTTTTAACAGGTATGGGGCTTGGTGCTAAAGTAGCACTTATAACAGATGGTCGCTTTAGCGGAGCTACAAGAGGACTTAGCATAGGTCATATTTCTCCCGAAGCTGCAGAAGGTGGGCTTATAGCACTTTTAGAAGATGGCGATGAAATAGAAATTGATGTAGATACTTATAGTATTAATGCAAATTTAACTCAAGATGAAATCACCAAACGCAAAGCACAATTTAAAATACCAGATAAACAAGTAAATTCAAGATGGCTTAAAATGTACCAAAAACTTGTAAGTAATGCCAGTAAAGGCGGGGTTTTAGATATAGAATAA